Within Micromonospora narathiwatensis, the genomic segment CCGTGACACCCGACCAGATCATCGACATGTTCCTCGACCACTACCGCCGCCGCGGCCACCGGGACGCGCCGGAGAGTTCCCTGATCCCACCGCCCGGCGACCCGGTGCTGTTCACCACCTCCGGCATGCACCCGCTCACCCCGTACCTGGCGGGGCGCCCCCATCCCGCCGGCCGACGGCTGGTCGACGTGCAGCGCTGCCTGCGTACCACCGACCTGGACGAGGTCGGCGACGCCACCCACCTGACCGTGTTCGACATGCTCGGCTCCTGGTCGCTCGGCGACTACGGCATCGCGACCAGCGTCCGCTGGGGCCACGAGCTGCTCACCGAGGGCTTCGGTGTCGACCCGGTGCGGCTGCACGCGACCGTCTTCGGCGGCGACGACCAGGTCGGCCCGGACGAGACCGCCTGGGCGACGTGGACGGACCTGGGCGTACCGGTCGAGGCGACCGGGGCGGAGAACTGGTGGTCCAACGGCCCGACCGGCCCCTGCGGGCCCGACTCCGAGATCTTCGTGTGGACCGGGGAGGGCCCGCCCACCGGTACGCCCACCGGCGACGACCGGTGGGTGGAGGTGTGGAACCACGTCCAGATGCGCTACCACCGGCACGACGACGGCCGGCTCACCGCGTTGCCGATGTCCAACATCGACACCGGCATGGGGCTGGAGCGCCTGGAGATGGTGCTGCGCGGCGCGCGGTCGGTCTTCGAGGGCGACGGGCTGCGCCCGTGGGTGGACGCCGTCCGCGACCGGTGGCCGCTGGAGGGCCCGGACCTGCGGATCGTCGTCGACCACCTGCGCTCCGCCGTGGTGGTGCTGGGTGACGGCGTACGCCCCGGCAACACCGGACGGGGGTACGTGCTGCGTCGGCTCGTCCGGCGGGCGCTCACCGTGCTGTGGCGGGACGACCCGGAGCGCGGCCTGACCGAACTGCCCCTCGACCCGTACGCGGACACCCTGCGCCGCTTCCGGCAGCCGGCCGGGGCGCAGCCGCTGCGCGCGGTGCTCGCGGACGAGGAGCGGCGCTTCCGTGGGCTGCTGCGGCGGGGCCGCCCGCTGGTCGACCGACTCCGGGCCCGTGGGCCGCTGACCGAGCCCGACTACCGCTGGCTGCACGACACCCACGGGCTGCCCCGCGACCTGGTCGACGGCCTGCTCGCCGGGGCCGGCTGACCCGGGTCGGCTGACCGTGCGGCGTGCCGCTGCCGGCTGAACGGGCGGGGCCGGGGCCGGCCGACTCGGTGGCGTCGGGGTGGGTGCGTCGACCGCCCCGATCAGCCAGGATGACCCCCGGGAGACCGTCGTCGGGCCGCGTCGCCGACCCGACGACGGTCCGGCCGGAAGGAGACCGGTGTCGTCGTCCACTCTGCTGTCCCGTCGTGACCTGGCGTTCCTGCTCTATGACTGGCTGGACGTGACCCGGCTGACCGAGCGACCCCGCTACGCCGAACACTCGCGGGAGACCTTCGACGCCGCGTTGGACCTCTCCGCCCGGGTCGCCGCCGAGCGGTTCGCCACCCACAACCGGGCGGCCGACCTCGCCGAGCCCACCTTCGACGGACGGCGGGTGCACACTATCCCGCAGGTCAAGGCGGCCCTCGACCGGTTCGCCGAGACCGGGCTGCTGGCCGCCACCATGGACTCCTCGATCGGCGGCATGCAGCTTCCGCACACGGTCGCCGCCGCCTGCCTCGCCTGGTTCCAGGCCGCCAACGTGAGCACCGCCGCGTACCCGTTCCTCACCCTCGGCAACGCCAACCTGCTGCTCACCCACGGCACCGCCGAGCAGATCGACACCTGGGTCCGGCCGATGGTCGAGGGACGGTTCTTCGGCACCATGTGCCTGTCCGAGCCGCAGGCCGGCAGCTCGCTCGCCGACCTCACCACCCGGGCCGAGCCGCAGGACGACGGGACGTACCGGCTGTTCGGCACCAAGATGTGGATCTCCGGCGGGGACCACGAGCTGGCCGAGAACATCGTGCACCTGGTCCTCGCCCGGATCCCCGGCGGCCCGCCCGGGGTGAAGGGCATCTCGCTGTTCATCGCGCCGAAGGTGCTCCTCGACGACGACGGCGCGCTCGGCCCGCGCAACGACGTGGTGCTGGTCGGGCTCAACCACAAGCTGGGCTACCGGGGCACGACCAACACCCTGCTCAACTTCGGGGAGGGGGTGCACCGCCCGTACGGGCGGCCCGGGGCGGTCGGCTACCTGGTGGGCGAGCCGCACCAGGGGCTCGCCCAGATGTTCCACCTGATGAACGAGGCGCGGATCGGCGTCGGCGCCGGCGCGACCGCCCTCGGATACGCCGGTTACCTCAAGTCCGTGGCGTACGCCCGGCAGCGCCCGCAGGGCCGCCCGGTCGCCGACCGGGACCCGACCACGCCGCAGGTGCCGATCGTGGCGCACGCCGACGTCCGGCGGATGCTGCTGGCACAGAAGAGCTATGTGGAGGGCGCGCTCGCGCTGATCCTCTACTGCGGCCGGCTGCTCGACGAGGAGAAGACCGGCCCCGCCGAGGCCGACCGCGCCCGGGCCCACCTGCTGCTGGACGTGCTCACCCCGATCGCCAAGAGCTGGCCGTCGCAGTGGTGCCTGGCCGCCAACGACCTGGCCATCCAGGTGCACGGCGGGTACGGCTACACCCGCGACCACGACGTCGAGCAGCACTGGCGGGACAACCGGCTCAACCCGATCCACGAGGGCACCCACGGCATCCAGGCGCTGGACCTGCTCGGCCGGAAGGTCACCATGCGCGACGGCGCCGGGCTGGAGCTGCTGCTGGAGACCGTCCGGGCCACGGTGACCCGGGCCTGGAAGGCTGAGGGCGAGGCGGCCGAACTGGCCGGCCGGCTCGGCGCGGCGGTCGACCGGATCGCGGTGGTCACCCGGCGGCTGTGGGGGAGTGGCGATCCGGAGCTGGCCCTGGCCAACGCCAGCCTGTATCTGGAGGCGGTCGGGCACGTGGTGATCGCCTGGATGTGGCTGGAGCAACTGCTCGCCGTCGACGCGCTGGGCGTCCCCGACGGGGCGGACGGTGACTTCCTGGCCGGCAAGCGGCAGGCCGCCCGGTACTTCTTCCGGTACGAACTGCCGCGGACCGGGCCGCAGTTCGACCTGCTGGACAGCCTGGACCGGACCACCCTGGACTCCCGGGAGACCTGGTTCTGACCTTCGGGCGGAGGCGCTGACGAACAGCGGCCGGTCACGGTCGCGTCATGCGACACGAGGCGTCCACGGCCCGGTGATGGGCGCGCGATGAGCCGGCGGTGAGGGTGGGTCCGACACTGGCACCGCCCTCACAGCGGGAAAGGACACAAGATGCGAAACGGGAAGACCTTCCGCCGGATGACCGTGGTGCTGGCCGCGGCATTCGCCCTGGCCGGCGGCGCCGTGGTCACGACCGGGTCCCCGGCGATGGCCGCCTGCTCCGACACCGGGTGCAACGGCCTGGACCCGCAGTCCGCCGGGTGCAGCAGCGGCGCCCAGACCATCGACGACTTCGTCGCCCCCAACGGCTACTACCTGGAGCTGCGCTACTCGCCCACCTGTTACGCCGTCTGGGTGAGGGTCAACTCGCAGGGGTACTGGGACTCGAGCACCAGCTTCTGGGTCGAGCGTAAGGACACCGGCGGCCGGTACTCGAACACCTTCGTCAGCGGCGAGTCGGGCTCGAAGTGGACGAAGATGTGGAGCTACCGGTACCTGGTCCGGGGCGGCGAGACGGTCAACAGCGCCTCCGTGGGGAACCTCGGTACGTTCTACACGGCCTGGCACTGACGGCGGTTCGGTGAGGCGGCTCCGCACCCGGTGGACCCGCCTCACCGGCCCGACGGCCGTCACGCCGATGGCGGTCATCGGCGTGAGTGTCGGCCGCCACCGATCCACCACCGATCCATCACCGGCCACCCTCCCGGGCGGGCCTTCCTCGGAGTCTTGCGCCGTTAACATCGGTCGCATGCCGGAAATCGAAGGGTTCTCGGGAGTCGTCACGCTCACTCGGGCCGGGCGACCGGTCACTTCCGTCACGGGCGGCGGCTGCACGCCGACCACACCGTTCCAGATCGCCTCGGTGAGCAAGAACTTCGCCTCGACGCTCACGATGATGCTTGTCGAGGAGGGCCTGCTCGACCTGCACGAGCCGCTGGACCACTGGTTGCCTGAGGCGCCGCGATCGTGGCACGCCCTGTCCCTGCATCACCTCCTGAGCAACACCTCCGGGATCGGCCACTGGACGGACGTGCCCGGCATGGACCCGTTCGTGCCGGCGACCCGAGACGAGCGGCTCGAGCTCGTGCTGCGTGCGCCGCTCCAATCCGAGCCGGGCAGGCAGTTCCGCTACTCCAGTCCAGCCTTCATCCTTGTCGGCGTCGTCGCGGAGCGGGCCACGGGCAGCCCGTACGGAAAGCTGCTCGCTGAGAGAATCCTTCAACCGCTCGGCCTCACCCGCACCGCGAGCGGCATCCGTCCGCCGGACGCCGCGCCCGGCCATCGCGCCGGGAAGCCCGTCGAGCCCTGGGACGTGGCGTCGATGATCGGGTCGGGCGACCTGTGCTCGACCGCCGAAGACCTGGTCGCGTACGCGCGGGCGGTGGAGGACGGTGGTCTGGTCTCGCCGGCTTCGCTGGCACTGATGCGAACCCGGCACTCGACCTTCATCGAGCCGGATCGCACTCCTGACGGCCGGCTGGAGGTCACCGGCTACGGATACGGTCACTACGTCGGCACCTTCGACGGCAGGCCGGCGGCTCTGCACACCGGTGACAACCCGGGCTACCGATCGTTGGTCGGCTGGCTTCCTGACGGCGTCGGGATCGTGGCCTTGTCCAACGAGGACTCCGTCAGGTGGGAGGACGTGCTCGCGCGCGTGCTGTAGGTGCCGGCATCCGCCCGAGGAGTCATCCGGGCGTCCGATCATGACGAAAACTCTTCCGCCTCCTTCAGCGCCGCCTTGTACTCCTTGGTGGCCAAGGTCAGTTTCTCCTGAAGTTTGAGCATGGCGTCTCGGCGTTCCTCGGCCGTGTCGCCGGGACCGACCTCAGCCAGCAGTGCCCGCACCGTCGGCGTGTTCATGGCCGGGGTGTACGGGTTGTCGGGATTCAAGAGATGCTCAACGCGGTTGAGCGCCATCTGGATCGTGCTCACCTTTTCGCGCGCCCGCAGAAGTCTGTCCTGTACTGCCTGTTCCTCGGGGCTGAGAGTTTCGACCTCTGAATCTGAATCCATGACCACCCATCCTTACTGTGCGGGCCGTTCGCGGACCGAACGGCGTGGCTGTCGCCGCAAGCCGTTGTGGGAGGTCGCGTCGCCGCTGGTCCGGCGCGGGTGGTCGCACAGGGCAACGCGCCTTCGTGCCCTGACCGGCGGGCCCGAGGGAACAGCCGGTCAGCATGTTGCGGGTGGGATGCTCTGCTCGTACTGGAAGACGTTGTGGGGGTCGTACCTCGCCTTGATCTTGCGCAGCCGGTCGAAGTTGGCGCCCCAGTAGGCGGTTTCCCATTCCGCCATCCCGATGTTCGGCACGTTGACGTAGGCGCCGTTCACGTAGGGGCGCAGCGACTGGCTGAACTCGGCGATCCAGGCCTGGGCGATCGGGGTGATGGCGTCGCCGCTGTCCGGCTTTCCGCGGGTGCCCCACCCGGCGCCCGGCTCGGAATAGAAGAGTGCGTTGCGATGCGGGAACGCCGAGCCGCCGCGGGGTTGGCTCGTTTGGGCCCCCGTGCCGAAGGCCTGGGTGAAGAAGTTGCTGTCATCCGAGGGGGCGTCCTCCATGAATGCGCGGATCAGGCTGATCGCCTCCTTCGGGAACGGTTCGGTGGTGAACTGCGAGAAGAACTTCCAGTTCGCGGGCTCGTTCTCGGTCGGTATCTGGAATCCGGCATATATGTCGCCCCAGCCCCCGGTCTGCACCGTGACCTCGGGGTTGCCAACCGACAGGATCGGGGCCAGCAGCCGCCTCGCCTCTGCCTCCGACCCCTCGGCGAGAACGCCGAACAGCAGGATCTGGGATTTGTGGATCTCGAGCTGGGTTCCGAGGCGGTTGTCGGCGAACGGAGCCCGGCGCTGCCAGGCGTCGAAGACCCCGTGCAGGTCGTTGAGGCCCTCCCAGGTGGCTTGCAGGTAGGCCACGCTCTTCAGCGGCGTCACCTTGTATGTGAGTGAGGTGACGATCCCGAAGTTGCCGTTTCCCGCCCCGCGGAGCGCCCAGAGCAGGTCCGGGTTGTTCCTCAGGTCTGCCTTGATCGCCCTGGCGCCGTCGGTACCCGACGCGACGACAATCTCCGCCCCTAACAGGTTGTCGCAGGCCATGCCGAGGTAGCGGGTGAGGAAGCCGAAGCCGCCGCCGAGGGTCGCACCGGACAGGCCGACGCTCCCCTCCGTTCCAGTCGTTACCGCGAGATTCTGCTTCCCCAGGGCGGTCACCGCCTCCAACTGGTTGAGCCCGGCGCCGACTGTCGCGGTGCGGGTGGCGGTGTCGATCCGGGCCGACTTCAGTTCGCTGACGTCGATCACGATGCCGTTGTCCACGTTCGACCAGCCCTCGAGGCTGTGGCGACCGCTCCGTACCCGCAGCGCGACGTCGTTCTGCCGCGCCCACGTGAGGGCGTTGACCACATCCTGGGTCTCCTGGGCGAAGACGATGACCAGGGGATAGTGAACGAAGAGTTCGTCCCAGCCGAGGCTGGCGCTCGCGTAGTCGGGGCTCTGTGGACGGACGATGCGGCCGGTCAGCTTTGCCGGCGGGCATTTGGCGCTGTCGGAGGAGCCCGAGCCGTCGGCCGCGAAGCCCGGGGTGCCGCCGGTCGCAATGCCCGGGATAGCGACCGCGCCTGCGCCAACTACCGCGCCCGCGCCCACGGCCGCCGTCGCTCTGAGCAGTTCGCGACGAGAAAGGTCGTGCATGGTCCGTGTCCTCTCGATCGGGTTACGCCGGTATTCGACCAAGAGAACATCTGTCGGCCCTCTGGTGCGCAACCCAGAGTATTGGGGCGACTTCTTTGGTGATCTGAAACTCTCTCTCGGAACCCGGTTGGGTGATGCCGGCTCGCCTTATGGGTGGCTGGACCGAAATGACGATCCGGCGGCGGTCGGTGGTGATGACCGGGATCAAATCGAAGGGCCAGAGCGGGAGGCGGGAAAAGGAGCGCGAGGGCCGAATCGTCGGCCCTCGCGCCAGTATCCCTACGCCGGCGCAGACGCCCCGTCGGTCTCCGGCGCCAGCAGCGGCAGGT encodes:
- a CDS encoding FAD-binding oxidoreductase is translated as MHDLSRRELLRATAAVGAGAVVGAGAVAIPGIATGGTPGFAADGSGSSDSAKCPPAKLTGRIVRPQSPDYASASLGWDELFVHYPLVIVFAQETQDVVNALTWARQNDVALRVRSGRHSLEGWSNVDNGIVIDVSELKSARIDTATRTATVGAGLNQLEAVTALGKQNLAVTTGTEGSVGLSGATLGGGFGFLTRYLGMACDNLLGAEIVVASGTDGARAIKADLRNNPDLLWALRGAGNGNFGIVTSLTYKVTPLKSVAYLQATWEGLNDLHGVFDAWQRRAPFADNRLGTQLEIHKSQILLFGVLAEGSEAEARRLLAPILSVGNPEVTVQTGGWGDIYAGFQIPTENEPANWKFFSQFTTEPFPKEAISLIRAFMEDAPSDDSNFFTQAFGTGAQTSQPRGGSAFPHRNALFYSEPGAGWGTRGKPDSGDAITPIAQAWIAEFSQSLRPYVNGAYVNVPNIGMAEWETAYWGANFDRLRKIKARYDPHNVFQYEQSIPPATC
- a CDS encoding DUF2690 domain-containing protein — its product is MRNGKTFRRMTVVLAAAFALAGGAVVTTGSPAMAACSDTGCNGLDPQSAGCSSGAQTIDDFVAPNGYYLELRYSPTCYAVWVRVNSQGYWDSSTSFWVERKDTGGRYSNTFVSGESGSKWTKMWSYRYLVRGGETVNSASVGNLGTFYTAWH
- a CDS encoding alanine--tRNA ligase-related protein, with product MTPDQIIDMFLDHYRRRGHRDAPESSLIPPPGDPVLFTTSGMHPLTPYLAGRPHPAGRRLVDVQRCLRTTDLDEVGDATHLTVFDMLGSWSLGDYGIATSVRWGHELLTEGFGVDPVRLHATVFGGDDQVGPDETAWATWTDLGVPVEATGAENWWSNGPTGPCGPDSEIFVWTGEGPPTGTPTGDDRWVEVWNHVQMRYHRHDDGRLTALPMSNIDTGMGLERLEMVLRGARSVFEGDGLRPWVDAVRDRWPLEGPDLRIVVDHLRSAVVVLGDGVRPGNTGRGYVLRRLVRRALTVLWRDDPERGLTELPLDPYADTLRRFRQPAGAQPLRAVLADEERRFRGLLRRGRPLVDRLRARGPLTEPDYRWLHDTHGLPRDLVDGLLAGAG
- a CDS encoding serine hydrolase domain-containing protein — its product is MPEIEGFSGVVTLTRAGRPVTSVTGGGCTPTTPFQIASVSKNFASTLTMMLVEEGLLDLHEPLDHWLPEAPRSWHALSLHHLLSNTSGIGHWTDVPGMDPFVPATRDERLELVLRAPLQSEPGRQFRYSSPAFILVGVVAERATGSPYGKLLAERILQPLGLTRTASGIRPPDAAPGHRAGKPVEPWDVASMIGSGDLCSTAEDLVAYARAVEDGGLVSPASLALMRTRHSTFIEPDRTPDGRLEVTGYGYGHYVGTFDGRPAALHTGDNPGYRSLVGWLPDGVGIVALSNEDSVRWEDVLARVL
- a CDS encoding acyl-CoA dehydrogenase produces the protein MSSSTLLSRRDLAFLLYDWLDVTRLTERPRYAEHSRETFDAALDLSARVAAERFATHNRAADLAEPTFDGRRVHTIPQVKAALDRFAETGLLAATMDSSIGGMQLPHTVAAACLAWFQAANVSTAAYPFLTLGNANLLLTHGTAEQIDTWVRPMVEGRFFGTMCLSEPQAGSSLADLTTRAEPQDDGTYRLFGTKMWISGGDHELAENIVHLVLARIPGGPPGVKGISLFIAPKVLLDDDGALGPRNDVVLVGLNHKLGYRGTTNTLLNFGEGVHRPYGRPGAVGYLVGEPHQGLAQMFHLMNEARIGVGAGATALGYAGYLKSVAYARQRPQGRPVADRDPTTPQVPIVAHADVRRMLLAQKSYVEGALALILYCGRLLDEEKTGPAEADRARAHLLLDVLTPIAKSWPSQWCLAANDLAIQVHGGYGYTRDHDVEQHWRDNRLNPIHEGTHGIQALDLLGRKVTMRDGAGLELLLETVRATVTRAWKAEGEAAELAGRLGAAVDRIAVVTRRLWGSGDPELALANASLYLEAVGHVVIAWMWLEQLLAVDALGVPDGADGDFLAGKRQAARYFFRYELPRTGPQFDLLDSLDRTTLDSRETWF